A DNA window from Vigna angularis cultivar LongXiaoDou No.4 chromosome 1, ASM1680809v1, whole genome shotgun sequence contains the following coding sequences:
- the LOC108347492 gene encoding 6-phosphogluconate dehydrogenase, decarboxylating 3, chloroplastic, with product MESAALSRIGLAGLAVMGQNLALNIAEKGFPISVYNRTASKVDETVDRARNEGSLPLTGQYTPRDFVLSIQRPRSVIILVKAGAPVDQTIAALSDHLEPGDCIIDGGNEWYENTERRINNVADKGLLYLGMGVSGGEDGARNGPSLMPGGSHTAYTNVQDILHKVAAQVEDGPCVTYIGEGGSGNFVKMVHNGIEYGDMQLISEAYDVLKHVGGLSNSELADIFAEWNRGELESFLIEITADIFKVKDEDGEGFLVDKILDKTGMKGTGKWTVQQAAELSIAAPTIAASLDCRYLSGLKEERESAAKVLQEAGMSDELGKTGVSGVDKKRLIDDVRQALYASKICSYAQGMNLLRAKSNQKGWNLNLGELARIWKGGCIIRAVFLDRIKKAYQRNPNLASLIVDPEFAREMVQRQAAWRRVVGLAVSAGISTPGMCASLAYFDTYRRARLPANLVQAQRDLFGAHTYERVDRPGAFHTEWTKLARKSGTGVGALN from the coding sequence ATGGAGTCAGCAGCTCTGTCACGCATAGGCCTGGCGGGCCTGGCCGTGATGGGCCAGAACCTAGCCTTAAACATAGCGGAGAAGGGTTTCCCCATCTCCGTCTACAACCGTACGGCCTCCAAAGTCGACGAGACCGTAGATCGGGCCCGCAACGAGGGCTCCCTCCCGCTCACGGGTCAGTACACCCCTCGTGACTTCGTCCTCTCCATCCAGCGCCCCAGATCCGTCATCATCCTCGTCAAGGCCGGCGCCCCCGTCGACCAAACCATCGCCGCTCTCTCCGACCACCTCGAGCCCGGCGACTGCATCATTGACGGCGGGAACGAGTGGTATGAGAACACCGAACGCCGCATCAACAACGTCGCCGATAAAGGCCTCCTCTACCTCGGCATGGGTGTCTCCGGCGGCGAAGACGGCGCGCGCAACGGCCCCTCCCTCATGCCCGGTGGTTCCCACACTGCGTACACCAACGTCCAGGACATCCTTCACAAAGTTGCTGCGCAGGTTGAGGACGGCCCCTGCGTCACCTACATCGGCGAGGGGGGTTCTGGGAACTTCGTGAAGATGGTCCACAACGGAATCGAATACGGAGACATGCAACTCATCTCGGAGGCTTACGACGTGTTGAAGCACGTTGGTGGCCTGTCGAATTCTGAGCTTGCGGATATCTTTGCAGAGTGGAACAGAGGGGAGCTTGAGAGTTTCTTGATTGAAATCACTGCggatatttttaaagtaaaggATGAGGATGGTGAAGGGTTTTTGGTGGATAAGATTTTGGATAAGACAGGGATGAAGGGGACGGGGAAATGGACGGTGCAGCAGGCAGCGGAGCTGTCGATAGCAGCGCCCACGATTGCGGCGTCGTTGGATTGCCGGTACTTGAGTGGGTTAAAGGAGGAGAGGGAGAGTGCTGCGAAGGTGTTGCAGGAGGCGGGGATGAGTGATGAATTGGGGAAGACTGGTGTGAGTGGGGTGGATAAGAAGAGGTTGATTGATGATGTAAGACAGGCTTTGTATGCTTCAAAGATTTGTAGCTATGCTCAGGGGATGAATTTATTGAGGGCCAAGAGTAATCAGAAAGGGTGGAACTTGAATTTGGGGGAATTGGCTAGGATTTGGAAGGGAGGGTGCATCATAAGGGCAGTGTTCTTGGACAGGATCAAGAAGGCTTATCAGAGGAACCCTAATTTGGCTAGTTTGATAGTTGACCCGGAGTTTGCTAGGGAAATGGTGCAGAGGCAGGCTGCGTGGAGGCGGGTTGTGGGGTTGGCGGTTTCGGCTGGGATTAGTACTCCGGGAATGTGTGCTAGTCTTGCTTACTTTGATACCTATCGGAGGGCAAGGCTGCCGGCGAACCTTGTTCAGGCTCAGAGAGACTTGTTTGGGGCGCATACCTATGAGAGGGTTGATCGCCCTGGGGCTTTCCATACCGAGTGGACAAAGCTTGCACGCAAAAGTGGGACTGGTGTTGGTGCTCTCAATTGA